A stretch of the bacterium genome encodes the following:
- a CDS encoding folylpolyglutamate synthase/dihydrofolate synthase family protein, protein MKISTFRQAQDYLENLIPANFKSEEALKLERIKLLLKALGNPEKNLKLIHVGGTAGKGSTAMILASLLQGQGEKVGLFLSPHLEKITERVQINRANIPDQDFVEEVNFLLEHIDKVAKKGLGAPTYFEALVALAFDYFHKQKVNFALVEVGLGGKLDATNVIIPLLSILTNVGLDHTEILGRTVEKIARDKVGIFKPKIPVVSGATQTSVQKIVVARAQKTSSPLFLLGKDFRFVSKSISLTGSKFDFVFGKNFYPDLKIAPLGGFQLKNGSLALAALLLLEKQGVIKLDWAKVENTLKSLAVPGRLEIVAAKPTTILDGAHNPMKMSSLIDALEKLFPKQKLIFLLSFKKGKNVNEMLKIVEPKAEKIFASQFTANTDMAKNPAISAAYICSLIYKDDLCIKEENLTKAFLSAKNRARETSSLLVVTGSLYLVGEVRSRFYKKGH, encoded by the coding sequence ATGAAAATTTCTACCTTTCGACAAGCGCAAGACTATTTGGAAAATTTAATACCCGCCAACTTTAAATCCGAAGAAGCTCTCAAACTTGAGCGCATCAAGCTTTTACTAAAGGCTTTGGGCAACCCAGAGAAGAATTTAAAGTTAATCCATGTGGGTGGAACAGCTGGCAAAGGCTCGACGGCAATGATCTTGGCTAGTTTGTTGCAAGGACAGGGTGAAAAAGTTGGCCTTTTTCTTTCTCCACATTTGGAAAAAATCACTGAACGAGTTCAGATCAATCGAGCCAATATTCCCGATCAGGATTTTGTTGAAGAGGTCAACTTTCTTCTCGAGCATATTGATAAAGTCGCTAAAAAGGGCTTGGGGGCGCCGACTTATTTTGAAGCTCTTGTTGCTCTCGCTTTTGATTATTTTCATAAACAAAAGGTCAACTTTGCGCTTGTCGAAGTTGGTCTGGGAGGGAAACTGGACGCAACCAATGTCATCATCCCCCTGCTCTCGATTTTAACCAACGTTGGTCTGGATCACACTGAAATTCTGGGTCGTACGGTTGAAAAAATTGCCCGCGACAAGGTTGGAATTTTCAAGCCTAAGATTCCGGTCGTCAGTGGTGCCACCCAAACCTCAGTTCAGAAAATTGTCGTTGCTAGAGCTCAAAAAACTTCTTCTCCTCTTTTTTTGCTAGGAAAAGATTTTCGCTTTGTAAGTAAATCTATTTCTTTGACAGGCTCCAAGTTTGACTTTGTCTTTGGGAAAAACTTTTATCCTGACTTAAAAATTGCTCCCCTGGGTGGTTTTCAACTTAAAAACGGTTCCTTAGCTCTAGCCGCTCTTTTGCTTTTGGAAAAACAAGGAGTCATTAAACTTGATTGGGCAAAAGTTGAAAATACCCTAAAAAGTTTAGCTGTTCCTGGGCGTCTAGAAATTGTCGCGGCCAAACCGACCACCATACTCGATGGAGCGCACAATCCGATGAAAATGAGCAGTTTAATTGACGCACTCGAAAAACTTTTTCCAAAACAAAAACTGATCTTTTTACTTAGCTTTAAAAAGGGTAAGAATGTAAACGAAATGCTGAAAATTGTTGAACCAAAGGCAGAAAAGATCTTCGCCAGTCAGTTTACCGCCAACACTGATATGGCCAAAAACCCAGCAATATCTGCTGCATATATTTGTAGTTTGATATACAAAGATGACTTATGTATCAAAGAAGAGAATCTGACCAAAGCTTTCTTGTCGGCCAAAAATCGGGCTCGGGAAACTTCTTCGCTTCTGGTCGTAACTGGCTCTCTTTATTTGGTCGGTGAAGTACGTTCTCGCTTTTATAAGAAAGGTCATTAG
- a CDS encoding S1 RNA-binding domain-containing protein: protein MSKVVVDKISSKMADLLAKEEYSPKVINRGQVVEGLVVAKYPEQILVDVGAKAEGIISSREIESEGANIEDMKVGDKILVYVVSAEGENGQAILSLKKTGGERRWITATKKMETGETASVKVLESNRGGVIVDFDGVRGFIPSSHLVTPSSEVMGRTLEVKVIEVDKKLNRLVFSEKEAHPERALPKVELPFKEGDKLDGEVTKMLPFGFLVSLPSGVEGLVHISEVSWERVGNLAEMYKVGEKVKVKVVSIDPSSGKVNLSIKQLLPDPWQEAESKYPIGKELDAEISRTSSYGAFVQLESGIEGLIHSSKIPYGTKLEAGSKVHISVDIFDAKTRRVALRLVTKEKDKDLPALKAGDKPKKTKKG from the coding sequence ATGTCAAAAGTAGTTGTAGATAAAATTAGTTCAAAAATGGCTGATCTCCTGGCCAAAGAGGAGTACAGTCCCAAGGTCATTAACCGGGGACAGGTAGTTGAAGGTTTGGTAGTTGCCAAATATCCCGAGCAGATACTGGTTGATGTTGGGGCCAAAGCAGAAGGAATTATCAGCAGTCGAGAAATTGAATCTGAAGGAGCTAATATAGAGGACATGAAAGTTGGTGACAAGATCTTGGTTTATGTAGTTTCAGCGGAAGGGGAAAACGGTCAAGCCATTCTTTCTTTGAAGAAAACTGGCGGAGAACGACGCTGGATCACAGCCACCAAAAAAATGGAAACCGGTGAAACCGCCTCAGTTAAAGTTCTTGAATCCAATCGTGGTGGTGTCATCGTTGATTTTGATGGTGTGCGTGGTTTTATTCCTTCCTCACACTTAGTCACCCCTAGTTCCGAAGTGATGGGACGGACTCTTGAGGTCAAAGTCATCGAAGTCGACAAAAAACTCAACCGCCTCGTTTTTTCCGAGAAAGAAGCTCACCCAGAGAGAGCCCTACCCAAGGTTGAACTGCCTTTCAAGGAAGGGGACAAATTGGATGGAGAAGTAACCAAGATGCTACCATTTGGATTCTTGGTCAGCTTACCTTCCGGGGTTGAAGGCTTGGTTCATATCAGTGAGGTCTCCTGGGAAAGAGTTGGAAATCTAGCTGAGATGTACAAGGTTGGAGAAAAAGTAAAAGTAAAAGTAGTCAGTATTGACCCCAGCAGTGGTAAAGTTAACCTTTCAATTAAACAACTTTTACCCGATCCTTGGCAGGAAGCCGAAAGCAAATATCCAATCGGAAAAGAGTTGGATGCCGAAATTTCGCGGACCAGTTCCTACGGAGCTTTTGTTCAGCTAGAGTCTGGAATTGAAGGTTTGATTCACTCCTCCAAGATTCCTTATGGAACCAAACTTGAAGCTGGGTCCAAAGTCCATATTAGTGTAGATATTTTTGATGCCAAAACTCGCCGAGTTGCCTTGCGTCTTGTCACCAAAGAAAAAGACAAAGACTTGCCGGCTCTCAAGGCAGGAGACAAACCTAAAAAGACCAAGAAAGGTTAG